A window of Hevea brasiliensis isolate MT/VB/25A 57/8 chromosome 14, ASM3005281v1, whole genome shotgun sequence contains these coding sequences:
- the LOC131172488 gene encoding beta-glucosidase 12-like: MKDIGVNAFRFSISWSRIIPSGRVRDGVNEEGIEFYNKLINETKSKGLEPFVTIFHWDTPQALEDKYGGFLSRCIVDDFRDFADLCFQKFGDRVKHWMTLNEPWAVTGFGYDLGIHAPGRCSSWVNIQCSAGNSATEPYIVAHHLLLSHAAAVQVYREKYQAEQKGEIGITLFTFWFEPFSNGIADREAAKTALDFMFGLFMHPMTYGHYPRSVQTLVGNKLQKFTCRESQLLKGSYDFVGLQYYTSYYAKANATVNPYYIRYRTEHRVTETPYGEDGKPIGPQAYSPWFYIYPKGIRHLLNYTKDTYNNPVIYITENGVDEYNNETLSRQEGTLDDHRIQYYKTHLWNVLGSIKEYNVNVKGYFAWSFMDNYEWNIGYTSRFVLYYVDYKDNMKRHPKNSASWFASFLDNRREWILPISSNVTKISSRASKYI, encoded by the exons ATGAAAGATATAGGTGTAAATGCTTTCAGATTCTCCATTTCATGGTCTAGAATAATACCTA gTGGAAGAGTACGAGATGGAGTGAATGAGGAAGGGATAGAATTTTACAACAAGCTTATCAATGAAACTAAATCAAAGG GTTTGGAGCCTTTCGTAACAATTTTTCATTGGGATACTCCTCAAGCCCTAGAAGACAAGTATGGTGGCTTTTTAAGCCGTTGTATTGT AGATGATTTTCGTGACTTTGCGGATCTATGCTTCCAAAAATTTGGTGATCGAGTGAAGCATTGGATGACATTAAATGAACCATGGGCTGTTACCGGGTTCGGCTATGACTTGGGCATCCATGCTCCTGGCCGATGCTCATCTTGGGTGAATATTCAATGCTCTGCGGGAAACTCAGCCACAGAACCTTACATAGTTGCTCATCATTTGCTCCTTTCTCATGCGGCAGCTGTCCAAGTATACAGAGAAAAATACCag GCAGAACAAAAGGGCGAAATTGGGATAACACTCTTTACTTTTTGGTTTGAACCTTTCTCCAATGGTATAGCTGATAGAGAAGCAGCTAAAACAGCCCTTGATTTTATGTTTGGATT GTTTATGCATCCTATGACCTATGGCCACTACCCAAGAAGTGTGCAAACTTTAGTTGGAAATAAATTGCAAAAATTTACTTGCAGAGAATCTCAGTTGCTTAAAGGAtcatatgattttgttgggttgcAATACTACACTTCATATTATGCAAAAGCAAATGCCACTGTTAATCCATATTATATTAGATATAGAACTGAACATCGTGTTACTGAAACTC CTTACGGTGAAGATGGTAAACCCATTGGTCCACAG GCATACTCTCCTTGGTTTTATATTTATCCGAAAGGTATTCGACATCTTTTAAACTATACTAAAGATACATACAACAATCCAGTAATTTACATCACTGAGAATG GGGTTGACGAGTACAACAATGAAACGCTAAGCAGGCAGGAGGGGACTCTAGATGACCACAGGATTCAATATTATAAAACCCATCTTTGGAATGTACTTGGATCCATCAA GGAGTACAATGTTAATGTCAAAGGTTACTTTGCTTGGTCATTTATGGATAACTACGAATGGAATATTGGTTATACTTCCAGATTTGTTTTGTACTACGTGGACTACAAAGATAACATGAAAAGACACCCCAAGAACTCAGCTTCTTGGTTTGCATCTTTCCTCGATAATAGGCGAGAATGGATTCTTCCGATTAGTTCGAACGTGACCAAGATTTCTTCAAGGGCTAGCAAATACATatag